AACGTTCCCCTTTGGGGTTGGTGTAGGGGTTAGATTCAGGGGAATGAACTGGAGATGGGAGTCTACAGGAGGTGAGAAGAGGGCGAGAGATCAGCTAGGACACGGGGTCTTGtagatggaggagaggggaggggacagaaagaCTCAAAGGAGACAAAGGCAGGGCTTGTAGACTGATGCTGGAGCGGAAGGAGTGCAGGTGATCGCCCGGGATTCCCTGTGATGCTGCCAGGGTGTGCGGcaggaaggctgtgtgtgtgggcGGAGGAGGATGGCCAGTGGTGAGTGAGGCACTTCTCTGGGTGCTCTGTTGACACTTTGAGCTGGATCATTCTTTGTGGTGGGGGACTGTCGTGTGCACTGGAAGACGTTGAACAACATCCTTGACCTCTATCCACTAGATGGCAGTAGCCCCCCCCCCCGCAAGTTGTGACAACAAGGACTATCTCCAGACCTCGCAAAGGGCAAGGCTGGGTGGGACTCAAGACTGTTTTAGATTATTCAAGACATTATACCAAGTGGACTTTCCCAAAGAGACTTTAAGTAAAGGATTTGTAGAACGGACACGTTCTCCAGTGCCGATGTACATCTACCTTTTTTCCAAGGGGGCAGAGAAAACTTGGGAGCAACATGTATGCAAATCACGCAGCTGATCTCCTTAGAAATGCAGTTTCTGATTTAGGAGGTGGGGAGTAGGGCTCAAGATTTCGCATTTCCAACCAGCTCCGAGGTGGGCTCAGGATGGCATTTAAGCATTCCTTAGCGATAGCTGAAGCTGGCGGTTCCTCTAGGCCAGCACTGCGTCTTCCATCAGCCCGAATGGTGAGGCCAGCACTGCTGGTCCGTGCACCGCTGTTTGAGCAGCAAGGAGAGTACTGTGCATTACAGCTGTTCCCACGCTAATGCCTCTGCTTCCCATCAGAAGGGAAGACTGTTGCCAAAAGATCGGCCCCCAtccctgacgagccaaataacccagagacaaggtcttggagcttagaaaaAAAacgaggcagctttattgctttgccgggcaaaggggactcacagcaggctggtgccttcaaaactgtgaacccactttgggggtggggtggggtgggtagacagccagagctcaaacaataaagcagaaCAATcagcagaatcattttctcatcagaagactcagaatggcgtcatgatgcctccaggcgaccaattCTATGGAGGCCAGAGGTTAGATCTCacggtgtggtcttcttggtaattcaggctattttgtaaggttacagtcctgtgaccttctccctgggtattgactcagagaccaagcacgATTATAGCTTTTGATGACTGGactaaagtagaaacagtaaggtGAGTAGCTTTagtttaacagtgggcctggagctgtgagtagcagcCGGTCAGTCAGGTCAGCTGACTGTTTTAAGGGTGAGCATACGGACAAGtgatctgttagcctaagtgcggccgctttgttgccgagtccaaactcggTCTGCTCGccacaggacaggccaataaatcgggagacgaggtgttgtgGCAAGGAATAGAGACTTTATTCGGAAAGGGGATGGCAGACtcatgtcttggagaaccattctgctctagtcagaatacaggctccttttatacaaaaaacaagGGAGGGGTTGTGGTTGGTTGTTTGCAAACTTCTTGCCGCAGGCATTCTTTATTCTTACAACCGTCAGTGTGGGTCAGGCcgtggtgtccctgtaaacctccaacagaacaaaggttattctctattgcaattttattaatcctccttcaagaCCTTTATAGGGAAGCCCCAAGGTTCTCAGGCTCCATCTAGAAAACTCTCCCAAGGCTATTGCAGGACGCTAGGCCACAGTTTGCTGTAACTCGTGAATTCATTGAAGGTTGCTGATGAGTCTTCCACGGTCCTCCATTCCTGTCCGTCAGATCCCCGGGAAACCTACAGGGACTACGTCCGCAGGAAATTCCGGCTGATGGAAGACCGCAACGCGCGCCTCGGCGAGTGCGTCAACCTCAGCCACCGGTACACGCGGCTCCTCCTGGTGAAGGAACACGCAAATCCCATGTGGGCCCAGCAGAAGCTTCTGGACACAGGCCGGGGACATGCGAGAACTGCAGGCCACCAGGCCAGCCTCATCCAGATGGAGGCCCTCTTTGAACCAGACGAGGAGCGCCCGGAGCCGCCGTGCACCGTGGTCCTGCAGGGCGCGGCCGGGATGGGCAAATCCATGCTGGCCCACAAGGTGATGCTGGACTGGGCGGATGGGAAACTCTTCCAAGACAGGTTTGATTATCTCTTCTACATCAACTGCAGGGAGATGAACCAAGGTACCACAGAGAGGAGCGCGCAAGACCTCATCGCCAGTTGCTGGCCTGAGCCCAGTGTGCCCCTCCGGGACCTTGTCCGGGCTCCTGAGCGCCTCCTCTTCATTATCGACGGCTTTGACAAGCTCAAGCCATCTTTCCACGACCCGCAGGGCCCCTGGTGCCTCTGCTGGGAGAAGAAACGGCCCACGGAGGTTCTCCTTAGCAGCCTGATTCGGAAGAAGCTGTTGCCCAAGCTGTCTCTGCTCATCACCACGCGGCCCACGGCTCTGGAGAAACTCCACGGCTTGCTCGAGCACCCCAGGCACGTGGAGATCCTGGGCTTCTCcgaggcagaaaggagggagtACTTCTACAAGTACTTCCACAGCGAGGAGCAGGCCGGCCAAGCCTTCAGTTTCGTGAGGGACAACGAGCCCCTCTTCACCCTGTGCTTCGTCCCCATGGTGTGCTGGGTGGTTTGCACCTGCCTCAAGCAgcagctggagggtggggggctgtTAAGCCAGACGTCCAGGACCACGACTGCCGTGTACATGCTCTACCTTCTGAGTTTGATGCAACCCAAGCCGGGGACCCCAACCCTGAAGTCCCCGCCCAACCACAGAGGGCTGTGCTCCCTGGCGGCGGACGGGCTCTGGAATCAGAAGATCCTGTTTGAGGAGCAGGACCTCCGGAAGCACGGCCTAGATGCGGCGGATGTCTCCTCCTTCCTCAACATGAACATCTTCCAGAAGGACATCAACTGTGAGAAGTTCTACGGCTTCATCCACCTGAGTTTCCAGGAATTCTTCGCCGCCATGTACTACGTCCTGGATGATGGGGAGGGGGGGCCCGGCCCAGAGCGCAGCGTCAGGCGGCTGCTGGCTGAATACGGGTTTTCGGAACGGAGTTTCCTGGCCCTCACCGTGCGCTTCCTGTTCGGACTCCTGAATGAGGAGACGAGGAGCTACCTGGAGAAGACTCTTTGCTGGAAGGTCTCGCCTCACATCAAGGTGGAACTGTTGGAGTGGATCCAAAGCAAAGCTCGGAGCGAGGGTCCTACCCTGAAGCAGGGCTCCCTGGAGTTCTTCAGCTGTCTGTACGAGCTCCAGGAGGAGGAATTTATCCAACAAGCCCTGAGCCACTTCCAAGTGGTCGTGGTCAGCAATGTCTCCACCAAGATGGAACACATGGTTTCCTCGTTCTGTGCGCAGAGCTGCAGGAGCGCCCAGGTGCTTCAGCTGTACGGGGCTGCCTACAACGCGGATGGGGAAGACGGGCTGAGATGGCCCCAGGCGCCTCCCGCGCAGCTGTGAGTACTTGCTGGGGCTCTCGGTCCAAGCTCATGCTCCTGTTCTCGCCTAGGGGGACTTTGCCCCCACCGCAGGAGATATTGGGCAATATCTGGAGAAATATTTGGTGGTCACAGTTAGGCGAGATCGGAGGGATGCTCGCAGAGACGCTGTAAAAACATCCTaagatgcacaggacagcctccaccATAAAGAATGCTCTGGGCCCCAATGTCAGAGGTGTCCAAGTGTTTTTCTTGCTCTTAAACCACACTCATCAGGACTAAATTGGGGCCCGTGTCAAGGAGAATGtgttcaatcaacaaatattatcAAGGGCCTTATATCTGTGGAtcaggcactttttttttcttcttttttttaatctttgtggGGCGGTTGAGTTTCTCCAAAGCTATGGGCCGGGTGATGATgagcaaattgaaaaaaaatttttttaattaaaaaatttttaattttaattaattttttaaagttaacattaggtttatttccttatttattttttattttttatggaggtactagggatggaatccaggacctcggtcatgctaagcatgcactctaccactgagctacaccctccccacatTTACCCTGTGCACTTTTTTATAGACTGAAGACTGTGTGAACAAGCCAGCCGTTGCCCCTGCCAGAGCAAACATCGGGATGAGAGGGAAGATAGATAAAGAATAGTAAATAAATGGGCAAGCGGGgtgggggcatagctcagtggaagagggtcctggattcagtccccagtacctccattaaataaataaataaacaaacaaacctaattacccctccgtcaaataaacaaactaaagaaaaaaagtttgaggaccactagtataagtattaaaataaatatctttcatttattacaaaaaaagaacaaagatggcaAAATGCTTCATAAATTGTGATGTGACATACAAGGGCCAGACACCATCTTGGTAAAGCGACCAGTCCTATCTTCCCTTCATGCAGACCCGAGAGAAACGTCTTACCAGATGCTTACAGCGAACAGCTTGCTTCTGCCCTGAGCACCAATCCCAACCTAGTGGAGCTGGTTTTGTACAGCAATGCCCTAGGGGGCCAGGGGGTGAAGCTGCTCTGTCAAGGACTCAGACACCCCAACTGCAAACTTCAGAATCTGAGGTGAGTCTGGGCTGCTCTGTGCACGTCTGGTGGCCCTGCTGCTGCATCCCACGGGGCTCAGCCAGAAAGAACGTAGGGTGGTGTGCTGGTTTACTCAGGGTCCCACAACGCAGTTCCACAGAGTGGGTGACTGCAACAACAGACTgtgattttctcacagttctagaggccagaaggcTGAGATCAAGGCCTGGGCAGGCCTGGTTTCTTCTGAGATCTCTCTCCTTAAGAAGcaatggccaccttctccctgtgtcctcacatgtcctctgtgtgcgtgtgtgtccaaatttcctctctTCATAAGGACACCCGTCACACTGCActagggtccaccctaatgacttcattttttaacttaattctcTTCTTGTagtgatggagaaaagaaatggagaagagtgAATGAGAGAGGTCTTGAGTTCCTCTCATAATGCAGCCTCTTTGAAAGCATTTCCTTGACTGCCAAGCACCAAAACATTTAcattactcttgtttcttttatttttaaaaatgagatgtgATTCATACACCAGAAAACTGAgtgctgttctgttttgttttagtatattcacaagattgtgcagggggtggggcagccctgtggtagagcgcatgcttagcatgaacaaggtcctgggttccattcccagtacctcccttaaaataaaaacaaataaaattaacctaattatctccaccaccaaacaaaacaaaacaaaaagcaaacaagattgtgcaaacatcaccacgaTCTAATTCCAGATCATTTTCATCACACACCAAAAAGGAGCAGCATGCCTATTCACAGTCACTCCTCCGATCTGCCTCGCCTCAGCCCCCGGAGACCCCtgatctcctttcttttcctttagaaaaagggggaaataggTACAGgccaaaaaaaggagagagagaagggacaagGGGCAGATTGAACAGACTGACCACAGAGGAGACCCCGtggcttttctctcctttccatcccAGGTTGAAGCGGTGCCGAGtttccagctctgcctgccaggaCCTCACCGCCGCGCTGACAGCCAACAAACACTTAGTAAGGATGGACCTGAGCGGCAACGATCTTGGGCGGCCGGGCATGAAGCTGCTTTGCGAGGGGCTCCGGCATCCCAAGTGCAGGCTACAGATGTTGCAGTGAGTCTCCAGCCCCCCGGAACAGGTCTTCCGGGGCCACCTTGTTCTCCCCCGGGGCTTGAAGTATCTCCCCAAATGCTGATCCCCAAACTTCTGCCTCGAATTAGGGCTGCCCTTAGACCCAAGACCCTAGACCCCTGCCCTGGACACTCTGCCCTTTGGAGAGCCTCTTTTTCACCTCTTCTGACTCTGAGTATTTCCCTGCCTACCCAGAAGCCACACCCTGCTTATTGCACCGTGCAAACcacgtttcttttttttttcccttacatttgtatttatttatttatttaaaattttaaatattttaggggGGGCagcaattaagtttatttattgtttttttggggggggtgggaagtactggggattgaacccaggacctcctgcatgctaagcatgtgctctaccactgagctataccctcccccctcaaaccACATTTCTGAacatcactttttttcttctgttttcagtggaggtactggggttgaacccgggaccttgtgcatgccgaGCATGCACTCcgccactgagctgttaccctcccgCCTCACCACGGTAGTTTTAACAACCAGTAGCTCCCACTGACGGAGCGCTAACCACGTGTGGGGCTGGTTCCACAGCCGCTCCCTTTAGTAAGTTATGTAATCCGCACAGCAACCCTAGGAGGTAGGCACTATTACTGCCTTAGTTTGACAGTCAGTGACCCTGAGACATGGCCACGTGGTGCACATAACATGAAACTGAGACCAGATGAAAATTCACTTGCGGTCCCGGGCTTGGCGGTGTGGTGGGGTGgaggtgtgggtggggtgggtatgGATGTGAACGCAGGTTGCTGAGATCTAGAGACCCCATGAGAACCATGGTGCTGTCTTGCCTCAGGGGCACCCCCTACATTGGGTCATCATGGCTCACCCGTTTGTCTTATTAGACAAGATTCTCCTTGCTGGAAATGACAAAGTCCTGTTCATCTCTGTAGCTTTAGTGATACGTGTGGGTTCATGTTGGGTGATTAAGCGGGCCAGGGCGGCGCCATCAGGACACAGAGTAGCCAGACGAcgccctcttccctcttctacGCCTCTTTCCTCCCAAGATTGAGGAAGTGTCAGCTGGACGCAGGGGCTTGCCAGGAGATGGCCTCCGTGCTCAGCACCAGTCGACACCTGGCGGAGCTGGATCTCACAGGAAATGCACTGGAGGATTCAGGTCTGAGGCTCTTGGGTCAAGGCTTGAGGCACCCAGACTGCAGGCTGCGAATCTTGTGGTGAGTTCTACCCTGCCTTTGTGAGTTTGACTACTCTGATACCTCACGGAAGTGGAATCGTCAAGTCagtgtctttttgtgactggtttatttcacgtagcatgatgttttcaaggttcatccgtgttatAGCATGCGTTAGAAGTTCCTtcttaagactgaataatattccattatatatgtttatacattcataaatcaaatgtatataatacattttgttcacccattcattcatccattaatggacacttgggttgcttccaccttttggctctttTGAATACTGCTGTGAACGTTAgcatacaaatatttctttaagcccctgctttcagttcttttggatatataacCAGAAGTGGAGTTGATGGATCatattgttttgttctgttttttttagtaaagatagatttattcagagagatacattgaaaggtaagagaaaggccatgaggtgtgggggttgggtgctcagattaaaagtaggtacacactctatagacagagtgtgggccatctccaaagagggagagaggggtggcCGATCATATggttatttttagcttttttgaggaaccaccatattgttttccagGGTGGTCGAACTATTTCACATTTCCaaaattctacattttatatttacatattgtttCCCTTGGTGGCCGAACCATTTTACGTTTACAGTTACATCCCCATTAGTGCACAAAGtttccagcttctccacatcttccccagcacttgttattttctgggttttgggTAGTCACCATCCCAGTGGGGATGAGGTGAGATGtcactgtgcttttgatttgcctTTTCCTGGTGACTGGTGATGCTGCGCACCTTTTTCTGTGATTtgtggccatgtgtatgtctttggagaaatgtctattcaagcctttggccatttttaaaacaagttgtTTGTTTGAAAACCAATTACTTTTAAATTGGGGGCAGGGAGGATAAAATTAGCGTTGTGCAGGAAGCACTCCGTAACGTATGTTGAACTGGATTTCCTGCAGGTTGAAGATTTGCCACCTCACTGTGGCTGCTTGTGAAGACCTGGCTTCCACCCTCAGTGTGAACCAGAGCCTAATGGAGCTGGACCTAAGCCTGAATGACCTGGGGGACCCCGGGGTGCTGCTGCTGTGTGAAGGTCTCAGGCATCCCCAGTGCAAACTCCAGA
This region of Camelus ferus isolate YT-003-E chromosome 9, BCGSAC_Cfer_1.0, whole genome shotgun sequence genomic DNA includes:
- the NLRP12 gene encoding NACHT, LRR and PYD domains-containing protein 12 — translated: MPLPAMVRGEHVASLVPGRETSQLPASLLRVHGALMPATSLRNGLCRLCAYLEELEAAELKKFKLYLGTAAEIGEGRIPWGRMEPAGPLEMAQLLAAHCGVRQAWLLTLSIFERINRKDLWERGQREDLVRDPPSGGLSSLGSQSACFLEVFPETPRKDPRETYRDYVRRKFRLMEDRNARLGECVNLSHRYTRLLLVKEHANPMWAQQKLLDTGRGHARTAGHQASLIQMEALFEPDEERPEPPCTVVLQGAAGMGKSMLAHKVMLDWADGKLFQDRFDYLFYINCREMNQGTTERSAQDLIASCWPEPSVPLRDLVRAPERLLFIIDGFDKLKPSFHDPQGPWCLCWEKKRPTEVLLSSLIRKKLLPKLSLLITTRPTALEKLHGLLEHPRHVEILGFSEAERREYFYKYFHSEEQAGQAFSFVRDNEPLFTLCFVPMVCWVVCTCLKQQLEGGGLLSQTSRTTTAVYMLYLLSLMQPKPGTPTLKSPPNHRGLCSLAADGLWNQKILFEEQDLRKHGLDAADVSSFLNMNIFQKDINCEKFYGFIHLSFQEFFAAMYYVLDDGEGGPGPERSVRRLLAEYGFSERSFLALTVRFLFGLLNEETRSYLEKTLCWKVSPHIKVELLEWIQSKARSEGPTLKQGSLEFFSCLYELQEEEFIQQALSHFQVVVVSNVSTKMEHMVSSFCAQSCRSAQVLQLYGAAYNADGEDGLRWPQAPPAQLPERNVLPDAYSEQLASALSTNPNLVELVLYSNALGGQGVKLLCQGLRHPNCKLQNLRLKRCRVSSSACQDLTAALTANKHLVRMDLSGNDLGRPGMKLLCEGLRHPKCRLQMLQLRKCQLDAGACQEMASVLSTSRHLAELDLTGNALEDSGLRLLGQGLRHPDCRLRILWLKICHLTVAACEDLASTLSVNQSLMELDLSLNDLGDPGVLLLCEGLRHPQCKLQTLRLGICRLSSAACEGLSAVLQVNQHLRELDLSFNDLGDLGMWLLCEGLRHPTCRLQKLWLDSCGLTAKACEEISSTLGVNQTLTELYLTNNALGNTGVRLLCERLSHPGCKLRVLWLFGIDLNKVTHRSLAALRVTKPYLDIGC